DNA from Bradyrhizobium diazoefficiens USDA 110:
TCAACGCCCTGGCACGCGAGAACGGTCTGCGCATTCCGAGCCTGACTGGGGACTGCTTCATGCAGGCGCCGTTCTGGAAGGTCGACGCCGTCGTGCGCGACGCGCTCGTCAACGATCTCGATCTGCTGATCGCCGCCTGTAGCCGGATCGGCATCGAATTCGTCGTGATTCCGCTGGTCGACAACGGCAAGATCGAACGCGAGAGCGAGAGCGATACGCTCAAGCGGGTGCTGATCGCCCGCCGCGAACAGCTTGCCAGACAGAACGTCAAGATCGTCTTCGAATCCGATCTGCCGCCGCGCGATCTCGCCCGGTTCATGGAGGCGTTCCCGGCAGACGTCTTCGGCATCAACTACGACAGCGGCAACAGCGCCTCGCTCGGCTATGACAGCAGCGAGGAGATCGAGGCCTACGCGCCGCGCATTCTCAATGTGCACGTGAAGGACC
Protein-coding regions in this window:
- a CDS encoding sugar phosphate isomerase/epimerase family protein codes for the protein MTATLQRIGFMQGRLSALVDGKIQAFPWNEWREEFPRAKALGLTRMEWTIDQERLRENPLTTESGQAEINALARENGLRIPSLTGDCFMQAPFWKVDAVVRDALVNDLDLLIAACSRIGIEFVVIPLVDNGKIERESESDTLKRVLIARREQLARQNVKIVFESDLPPRDLARFMEAFPADVFGINYDSGNSASLGYDSSEEIEAYAPRILNVHVKDRIRGGTTVPLGTGNADLAETIRLIERSGYEGQYILQTARAADGDHAGALARYRDMTVGWIEDAMR